The following proteins are encoded in a genomic region of Limosilactobacillus reuteri subsp. reuteri:
- the ltrA gene encoding group II intron reverse transcriptase/maturase: MRQSQKTEQQADRLSRIGLENRKYTRARSTGYGEGKGMSVTIQDLVLDRNNLNQAYLRVKRNKGAAGVDDMTVNDLLPYLRENKTELIASLREGKYKPAPVKRVEIPKPNGRVRRLGIPTVVDRMVQQAVAQILTPIFERVFSDNSFGFRPHRGAHDAIEKVVDLYNQGYRRVADLDLKAYFDNVNHDLMIKYLQQYIDDPWTLRLIRKFLTSGVLDHGLFAKSEKGTPQGGPLSPLLANIYLNELDKELTRRGHHFVRYADDCNIYVKSQRAGERVMRSITQFLEKRLKVKVNPDKTKVGSPLRLKFLGFSLGVDHNGAYARPAKQSQQRVKKALKLLTKRNRGISLTRMFEEIHRKMRGWLQYYSIGKLTNFIQRLDKWLRVRIRQYIWKQWKKFKTKVTNLQKLGLSQHDAYVFASTRKGYWRTAHSKTLSYSLTNRKLEQLGLMNMSKTLQSI; the protein is encoded by the coding sequence GTGCGACAATCGCAGAAAACAGAACAACAAGCTGACCGCTTGTCGAGGATAGGTTTGGAAAACCGAAAGTACACAAGGGCGCGTAGTACCGGTTATGGTGAAGGTAAAGGTATGAGTGTCACTATCCAAGACCTGGTCTTGGATCGCAATAACCTTAATCAGGCTTATTTGCGAGTTAAGAGAAATAAAGGAGCAGCAGGCGTTGACGATATGACAGTCAATGACCTTCTGCCATATCTCAGAGAAAATAAGACGGAACTGATCGCTAGTTTGCGTGAGGGCAAGTATAAACCAGCTCCAGTCAAACGGGTAGAAATTCCGAAGCCTAATGGTAGAGTAAGAAGACTTGGAATACCAACGGTGGTGGACCGAATGGTTCAACAAGCTGTAGCCCAAATTCTTACGCCTATCTTTGAGCGTGTTTTCTCTGATAATAGCTTTGGCTTCCGTCCCCACCGTGGGGCCCATGACGCTATTGAAAAAGTAGTAGATCTTTATAATCAAGGTTATCGAAGAGTTGCCGACTTAGACCTAAAAGCCTATTTTGATAACGTTAATCATGACTTGATGATTAAGTATCTCCAACAATATATTGATGACCCATGGACACTAAGACTCATTCGTAAGTTTCTAACTAGCGGAGTCTTAGACCATGGGCTTTTCGCTAAGAGTGAAAAAGGAACCCCACAAGGAGGGCCATTGTCACCACTACTGGCGAACATCTATCTAAATGAGTTGGACAAAGAGTTGACTAGACGTGGTCACCACTTTGTGCGCTATGCGGATGATTGTAACATCTATGTTAAAAGTCAACGAGCCGGAGAACGAGTAATGCGAAGCATTACACAGTTTCTAGAAAAGCGCTTGAAAGTTAAAGTGAATCCAGATAAAACCAAAGTCGGTAGCCCGCTACGGTTGAAGTTTCTTGGCTTTTCGTTGGGTGTAGACCACAATGGGGCCTACGCCCGTCCAGCTAAACAATCGCAACAGCGAGTAAAGAAAGCACTGAAGTTATTAACTAAACGTAATCGTGGAATATCTCTGACAAGAATGTTTGAAGAAATTCATCGAAAAATGCGTGGGTGGCTTCAGTACTACTCAATTGGGAAACTAACTAACTTTATTCAACGCCTTGACAAGTGGTTGAGGGTCCGAATAAGGCAGTATATTTGGAAGCAATGGAAAAAGTTTAAAACTAAGGTAACTAACTTACAGAAGTTGGGGCTGTCCCAGCATGATGCATATGTCTTCGCTAGTACCCGAAAGGGCTACTGGCGAACTGCACATAGTAAGACCTTGAGCTATTCTCTAACTAATAGAAAACTGGAACAACTCGGACTTATGAATATGTCCAAGACGCTCCAATCAATTTAA
- a CDS encoding IS3 family transposase — MDQIRDDQSQRPKKLRYKIGDLLKAIGLAKATYHDERKRIVHSHDKYEEAKVQILKIAQRFRLRGRWAAGYRRIQMELDQIGLHLSGDTIRKLMRELNIQVTLYNRHRKRLGKNS; from the coding sequence GTGGATCAGATCAGGGACGATCAATCACAGCGACCAAAGAAACTGCGCTATAAGATTGGCGATCTTCTCAAAGCCATTGGGCTTGCCAAGGCAACCTATCATGATGAACGTAAACGAATTGTCCACTCCCACGACAAATACGAAGAAGCTAAAGTTCAAATTCTAAAGATTGCCCAACGGTTTAGACTTCGTGGACGTTGGGCCGCGGGCTATCGTCGTATTCAAATGGAGCTGGATCAAATAGGATTACACCTGAGTGGGGATACTATTCGCAAGTTAATGCGGGAATTAAATATTCAAGTAACCTTATATAATCGCCATCGTAAGAGGCTGGGGAAAAACTCCTAG
- a CDS encoding LCP family protein translates to MDNNNNNESREHYRKRMEERIQRDVNERKRREREEAHNKRENRLRREEEQSSPDYQPPKKHHYRTPNWVRALIGLLICLVVAGGFYEYHKVHSVAKGVFGAGDGKISKKLQKGEPVSVLAMGTDVGALDRGNKGGNTDSLELFTINPKKKTITMTSIPRDILVRVETSDGPDYVKINAAYSINGPKQTVKQVSELLDVPIDYYAVINMGVLEKVVNSVGGVEVNNPFAFDYEGHHFKKGKQHLNGANALKYSRMRYDDPNNDYGRQKRQQQILKSVINKFKASGSIGAANKILDAVGDGVKTNIPIDDIATLYGNYHGAMNNVKTYHFQGQNATIEGVSFQIASPKEINRVSKLVRAQLGLKAKNVVNHETKMYKSQPHYNGYNETDFILPGGASYNDPGSGNGSDEVIGSSSHHSSSATEESASTTEENYGTTNAYSESRAVLTTGTASSQVRRYSTPQYHSYNNGYPSTYTHPTYGNHYGYTHRYY, encoded by the coding sequence ATGGATAATAACAATAACAACGAATCGCGGGAACATTACCGTAAACGGATGGAAGAACGTATCCAACGTGACGTTAATGAACGCAAGCGTCGAGAACGCGAGGAAGCACATAATAAGCGGGAGAACCGTTTGCGACGAGAAGAAGAACAATCGTCACCCGATTATCAACCGCCCAAAAAGCATCACTACCGAACGCCGAATTGGGTGCGCGCTTTAATTGGGTTATTAATTTGTCTAGTAGTGGCTGGCGGATTTTATGAATATCATAAAGTGCACTCAGTTGCCAAAGGGGTGTTTGGCGCTGGTGATGGAAAAATTAGTAAAAAGTTACAAAAGGGTGAACCAGTTTCCGTCCTGGCCATGGGAACAGATGTCGGTGCTTTAGATCGTGGTAACAAGGGTGGTAATACTGACTCTTTGGAACTATTTACTATTAATCCGAAAAAGAAAACAATTACTATGACTAGTATTCCTCGTGATATCCTAGTACGGGTTGAGACTAGTGATGGCCCTGATTACGTTAAAATCAACGCTGCTTATTCAATCAATGGGCCAAAGCAAACCGTAAAGCAAGTATCAGAATTACTTGATGTACCGATTGATTACTATGCAGTTATTAACATGGGGGTTCTCGAAAAAGTTGTTAATTCCGTTGGTGGGGTTGAGGTTAATAACCCATTTGCCTTTGACTACGAAGGCCACCACTTCAAGAAAGGTAAACAACACCTTAACGGAGCAAATGCGTTGAAGTATTCCCGGATGCGGTATGATGATCCAAATAATGATTACGGTCGTCAAAAACGGCAACAACAAATTCTAAAGAGCGTTATTAATAAGTTCAAGGCTTCAGGTTCAATTGGGGCAGCTAACAAGATTTTAGATGCTGTTGGGGATGGCGTTAAGACTAATATTCCAATTGATGATATTGCGACCTTGTATGGTAACTACCATGGCGCAATGAACAATGTTAAAACCTACCATTTCCAAGGACAAAACGCAACGATCGAAGGAGTTTCCTTCCAGATTGCCAGTCCTAAAGAAATTAACCGGGTATCAAAACTGGTACGAGCTCAACTTGGCTTAAAGGCTAAGAACGTTGTTAACCACGAAACCAAGATGTACAAGTCACAACCACACTATAATGGTTACAATGAAACAGACTTTATCCTTCCTGGTGGTGCCAGTTACAATGATCCTGGTAGTGGTAATGGAAGTGATGAAGTTATTGGCTCAAGTAGTCACCATTCATCTTCTGCAACTGAAGAAAGTGCAAGTACTACAGAAGAAAACTACGGAACAACCAATGCTTATAGTGAATCACGGGCTGTTCTAACTACTGGCACAGCAAGCTCACAAGTAAGGCGATATTCAACTCCTCAATATCATAGTTACAATAACGGATACCCTTCAACATATACTCATCCTACTTATGGGAATCATTACGGGTATACTCACCGTTATTATTAA
- a CDS encoding N-acetylmuramoyl-L-alanine amidase family protein: MATLGLASVNNASAATTDTNTTIQQTQTTDQTNNSFKEATTVKGNTERNITDSPTNKDQTTDKFKNKVTNVDQSQGQTDGKQGAEKTTDQPNENKAPQTTNWTKNTNNQWVYSCKDSQDVKGTQYVQLPTIPDTNVKGDTNWYFVKDGVAQSGVQQWAGSYYYFDPTTYLRVDNDYRQAQWGDWYMFGNDGRIVTGLYGYNGDTYYANPVTYLREKNTYIQTEKDGRGVLLGADGAALSGIQYWNNAYYYFDPATHLQANKRNYVQSQWGDWYLIGDSGQVLSGVQQWAGSYYYFDPTTYLRVDNDYRQAQWGDWYMFGNDGRIVTGLYDYKGNTYYANPVTYLREKNTYIKNAKDGRGVLLGDNGAALSGVQSMNNAYYYFDPTTHLQANKRNYVQSQWGDWYLIDNNGKVLSGLQEWYGNYYYFDPITYLKVTNKWVNNQYFGADGVRYQNRFLNDYGRLYRFDANGNMLKNRWFNDDNAKKSYYFGTDGVAYTGRHTINGVTYVFNSDGVRVETIK, encoded by the coding sequence GTGGCAACGCTAGGATTAGCGTCTGTTAATAATGCGTCTGCGGCAACAACTGATACTAATACTACTATCCAACAAACACAAACGACTGACCAGACTAATAATTCTTTTAAAGAAGCAACAACAGTTAAAGGAAATACAGAAAGGAACATAACTGATTCACCTACCAATAAGGATCAAACAACCGATAAGTTCAAAAACAAGGTTACTAATGTTGATCAGTCTCAGGGCCAAACTGATGGTAAACAAGGTGCTGAAAAAACTACTGATCAGCCAAATGAAAATAAGGCCCCACAAACAACTAATTGGACGAAAAATACTAATAACCAATGGGTATATAGTTGTAAAGATAGTCAAGATGTAAAAGGCACACAATATGTTCAATTGCCAACAATTCCCGATACAAATGTAAAAGGTGATACTAACTGGTACTTTGTAAAAGATGGTGTCGCTCAATCAGGCGTTCAGCAGTGGGCCGGAAGTTATTACTATTTTGACCCAACAACGTATCTCCGCGTTGATAATGACTACCGTCAAGCTCAATGGGGCGACTGGTATATGTTTGGTAATGATGGTCGAATTGTAACTGGTTTATATGGTTATAATGGTGATACTTATTATGCAAACCCAGTAACTTACCTTCGTGAAAAAAATACGTATATTCAAACTGAAAAAGATGGTCGTGGTGTACTTTTAGGTGCAGATGGGGCAGCTTTATCTGGTATTCAGTATTGGAATAATGCTTATTACTACTTTGATCCCGCTACTCACCTTCAAGCGAATAAGCGTAATTACGTTCAATCACAGTGGGGTGACTGGTACCTAATTGGTGATAGTGGTCAAGTATTATCTGGTGTCCAACAATGGGCTGGAAGTTATTATTACTTTGACCCAACAACTTACCTCCGTGTCGATAATGATTACCGTCAGGCACAATGGGGTGACTGGTATATGTTTGGCAATGATGGTCGAATTGTAACAGGTCTTTATGATTACAAAGGTAATACTTATTATGCTAATCCGGTAACATATCTTCGTGAAAAGAATACGTATATTAAGAATGCAAAAGATGGCCGTGGCGTTCTTCTTGGTGATAATGGAGCAGCTTTATCTGGCGTTCAAAGTATGAATAATGCATATTATTACTTTGATCCAACAACTCATCTTCAAGCAAACAAGCGTAATTATGTTCAATCCCAGTGGGGTGACTGGTACCTAATTGATAATAATGGTAAGGTCTTATCCGGTTTGCAAGAATGGTACGGAAATTACTATTACTTTGATCCAATTACTTACTTAAAGGTTACAAATAAGTGGGTAAACAACCAATACTTCGGTGCTGATGGTGTACGTTATCAAAACCGTTTCTTGAATGATTATGGTCGTCTTTATCGCTTTGACGCAAATGGTAATATGTTAAAGAATCGTTGGTTCAATGATGATAACGCAAAGAAGAGTTATTACTTTGGTACCGACGGCGTAGCCTACACTGGTCGTCATACAATTAACGGTGTAACATATGTCTTCAATAGTGATGGTGTTCGTGTTGAGACGATTAAATAA
- a CDS encoding helix-turn-helix domain-containing protein — protein MFDLVVKHILPGMGLFFTLCCISIVNSPTRYKPELKAQIVQEYLSTLQSTNDLSKKYQISGRRIAEWIQRYQLRGIDALKKRRHKRIFTTDFKLNVIDYYQTHEDSMAEVAARFDILTAQVSSLRSQFERDGITALKPHPKGRPSKVKHTKKQAHQLANKSELERLKEELAKKNQELYETKMERDILKKSLSLFGPSKPGRKLK, from the coding sequence TTGTTTGATTTGGTCGTTAAACATATTCTACCCGGTATGGGTTTATTTTTTACTTTGTGTTGCATTTCAATTGTAAATTCGCCGACCAGATATAAACCAGAACTGAAAGCCCAAATTGTTCAAGAATACCTTTCGACTTTACAAAGCACTAATGATTTAAGTAAGAAATATCAAATTAGTGGGCGGCGTATTGCGGAATGGATTCAGAGATACCAATTGAGGGGGATCGATGCACTTAAAAAACGGCGTCATAAACGAATATTTACCACCGATTTTAAACTAAATGTGATAGACTACTACCAAACTCATGAGGATTCGATGGCTGAAGTAGCCGCTCGCTTTGATATTTTAACAGCGCAAGTTTCGAGCTTGCGCTCGCAATTTGAACGGGACGGTATTACAGCTTTGAAGCCTCACCCGAAAGGTAGGCCGTCTAAAGTGAAACATACTAAAAAACAGGCTCATCAGCTCGCTAATAAGAGTGAGCTGGAACGATTAAAGGAAGAATTAGCGAAGAAGAACCAAGAACTTTATGAAACTAAGATGGAGCGCGATATCTTAAAAAAATCGCTGTCCCTGTTCGGACCATCAAAGCCGGGAAGAAAACTCAAATAG
- a CDS encoding peptide chain release factor 3: MSPKELAEAVNKRRTFAIISHPDAGKTTITEQLLLFGGVVREAGTVKARKTGNFAKSDWMEIEKKRGISVTSSVMQFDFQGKRINILDTPGHEDFSEDTYRTLMAVDSAVMVIDSAKGIEPQTKKLFQICKMRGIPIFTFMNKFDRDAREPLDLLNEVEDVLGIETYPINWPIGSGHQFKGIYDRFNHRVALTHPADENNPYLPLDEDGNVEGDNPLAGDGEWQDAMDGMELVEVAGNELDQEKIAKGDQTPVFFGSALTNFGVQTFLETYLQFAPAPSDHKTEDGDVVKPLDPEFSGFVFKIQANMNPRHRDRIAFVRICSGEFDRGMDVTLSRTKKPMRLSNVTEFMADTRENVETAVAGDIIGLYDTGNFQIGDSIYNGKKDIQFEKLPQFTPELFVRVSAKNVMKQKSFHKGINQLVQEGAVQLYRSYSTGDYILGAVGQLQFEVFKFRMQNEYNSEVVMEPMGTKTARWIDPDQLDEKMSSSRNILVKDIHDQPLFLFENQFAENWFKQKYPDVKLTAKL, from the coding sequence ATGTCACCAAAAGAACTTGCTGAAGCAGTTAATAAACGGCGTACGTTTGCCATTATTTCTCACCCGGATGCCGGGAAAACAACGATTACTGAACAACTCTTGCTTTTTGGGGGAGTAGTTCGTGAAGCCGGGACCGTTAAAGCACGGAAGACCGGTAATTTTGCAAAGTCAGACTGGATGGAGATTGAAAAGAAGCGGGGAATCTCTGTTACCTCATCTGTTATGCAATTTGATTTCCAAGGTAAGCGGATCAATATTTTGGATACTCCAGGGCACGAAGATTTCTCTGAAGATACTTATCGGACATTAATGGCGGTGGACTCCGCTGTGATGGTTATTGATAGTGCGAAGGGGATAGAGCCGCAGACCAAGAAGTTATTCCAAATTTGTAAGATGCGGGGAATTCCGATCTTTACCTTTATGAATAAATTTGACCGGGATGCCCGTGAACCACTTGACCTTTTAAATGAAGTTGAAGACGTATTAGGAATTGAGACTTACCCAATTAACTGGCCAATCGGTTCTGGTCACCAGTTCAAGGGAATCTATGATCGCTTTAACCATCGTGTTGCCTTGACTCATCCAGCTGATGAAAATAATCCTTACTTACCATTAGATGAAGACGGTAATGTTGAGGGCGACAACCCATTAGCTGGTGATGGTGAATGGCAAGATGCAATGGACGGCATGGAACTGGTTGAAGTTGCCGGTAATGAACTTGATCAAGAAAAGATTGCCAAGGGGGACCAAACACCGGTCTTCTTTGGATCTGCTTTAACCAATTTTGGAGTTCAGACTTTCTTGGAGACCTACTTACAGTTTGCCCCTGCACCAAGTGATCACAAAACTGAGGACGGGGATGTTGTTAAGCCCCTTGATCCCGAATTTTCTGGTTTTGTTTTTAAGATCCAGGCTAACATGAATCCTCGTCACCGTGATCGAATTGCGTTTGTCCGGATTTGTTCTGGTGAATTTGATCGGGGGATGGATGTTACATTATCACGGACTAAGAAACCAATGCGGTTATCAAATGTGACTGAATTTATGGCCGATACCCGTGAAAACGTTGAGACAGCTGTTGCCGGTGATATTATCGGTTTATACGATACTGGAAACTTCCAAATTGGTGATTCTATTTATAATGGTAAAAAAGATATTCAATTTGAAAAGTTGCCACAATTTACGCCAGAACTGTTTGTTCGTGTTTCTGCTAAGAATGTGATGAAACAGAAATCCTTTCACAAGGGAATCAATCAATTAGTTCAAGAAGGGGCTGTCCAGCTTTACCGGAGTTATTCTACTGGTGATTATATTCTTGGTGCAGTTGGTCAGCTTCAATTTGAAGTGTTCAAGTTCCGGATGCAAAATGAATATAATTCCGAGGTTGTCATGGAACCAATGGGAACTAAGACTGCCCGGTGGATTGATCCAGATCAATTGGATGAAAAGATGTCGTCATCAAGAAACATCTTAGTCAAGGATATCCATGATCAGCCACTATTCTTATTTGAAAATCAATTCGCCGAAAATTGGTTTAAGCAAAAGTACCCTGATGTGAAGTTAACAGCGAAGTTATAG
- a CDS encoding AI-2E family transporter translates to MSKQKFYHWLFWPLLLLTVATLIWVCTKIQFIFQPFLTFISVVFVPLIISGFLYYMLNPVLKLFLKLRIGKFKMSRGIASLLIVIALILIIIGGISLLIPTIVKEISSLVRNMPQTVSGIQTLINDTVQHSFLRNVDLNTYYRQFDHQIAGYAQTILKGLSERVGDIVGVVTNITVVTITVPVMLFYMLKDGSKLGPSIQKWLSPHHAKEVNELLTKMNNTLSSYISGQMIECLFVGITTSIGYMIIGQPLALVLGIVAGLTNIIPYIGPYIGIAPALFVALTMAPEKLIWVIVVVIVVQQIDGNIIYPNIIGKTLQIHPLTIIMLLLAAGHIAGVGGMILCIPFYAVIKTVCEYFFDIYRIEHPLEEEDDEKAL, encoded by the coding sequence ATGTCTAAGCAAAAATTTTATCATTGGCTATTTTGGCCGCTTTTGTTATTAACTGTGGCGACCTTAATCTGGGTATGTACAAAAATCCAGTTTATTTTTCAGCCATTTTTAACGTTTATTTCTGTTGTTTTTGTGCCTCTGATCATTTCTGGATTTTTGTACTATATGCTGAATCCGGTTTTAAAATTATTTTTAAAACTACGGATTGGTAAGTTCAAGATGAGTAGAGGAATTGCCAGTTTGTTAATTGTTATTGCCTTAATTTTAATTATTATTGGTGGAATTTCTCTCTTGATACCAACTATTGTTAAGGAAATTTCTTCATTAGTTCGTAACATGCCGCAAACGGTTAGTGGTATTCAGACTTTAATTAATGATACGGTTCAACATTCGTTCTTGCGTAATGTTGACTTGAACACTTATTATCGTCAGTTTGATCATCAAATTGCTGGTTATGCACAAACTATTTTAAAGGGCTTATCTGAACGAGTTGGTGATATTGTTGGGGTAGTAACTAATATTACTGTTGTGACAATTACGGTTCCAGTGATGCTTTTCTACATGCTTAAGGATGGTTCAAAGCTGGGTCCAAGTATCCAAAAGTGGCTATCACCGCATCATGCTAAGGAAGTTAATGAGCTACTAACTAAGATGAATAATACTTTATCATCTTATATTTCTGGACAGATGATTGAATGTTTATTTGTCGGTATCACCACTTCAATCGGTTACATGATAATCGGACAACCTTTGGCATTAGTTTTAGGAATTGTTGCTGGGTTAACCAACATCATTCCTTATATCGGGCCTTATATTGGAATTGCTCCAGCATTGTTTGTGGCCTTGACAATGGCTCCTGAAAAATTGATTTGGGTGATTGTTGTGGTGATTGTTGTTCAACAAATTGATGGGAACATTATTTATCCGAATATTATTGGGAAAACATTACAGATTCACCCGCTTACTATCATTATGCTATTATTAGCAGCCGGCCATATTGCTGGAGTAGGTGGGATGATTTTATGTATCCCATTCTATGCCGTGATTAAAACGGTTTGTGAATACTTCTTTGATATTTATCGGATTGAACATCCATTGGAGGAAGAAGACGATGAGAAAGCTTTATAG
- a CDS encoding C40 family peptidase, whose amino-acid sequence MKFTKGNIKWYSALFSCSVFLIGSISIVNADESNPNNQMQQSAVLVSDKTNNSQNNNLVKKDENNQTSDQQINMQVTPSSNFQSVNLVQSQAATNGVVNENGNNYYYQNGQRQTNYFLNQNNKVYYFDNSGVMYQNKWYYNWGHSYYFKSDGTRATNETLIIDGTSYYFDNEGIAHSNKASQVVSIAKQPVMPYVWGAIGPNSFDCSGLVQYVYRQVGISLSRTTYQQEYQGKAVSLNSLQPGDLLFWGNYGNAYHVAIYIGDGNFIQAPTKGQNVKITNIKYYHPTFARRIL is encoded by the coding sequence ATGAAGTTTACTAAGGGCAATATAAAATGGTACTCAGCATTATTTTCATGTAGTGTATTTCTTATTGGTTCGATAAGTATTGTAAATGCTGATGAGTCTAATCCAAATAATCAAATGCAACAATCTGCTGTATTAGTATCTGATAAAACTAATAATAGTCAGAATAATAATTTAGTAAAGAAGGATGAGAATAATCAGACATCTGATCAACAGATTAATATGCAGGTAACACCTTCTTCTAATTTTCAGTCAGTAAATTTAGTTCAGAGTCAAGCTGCTACAAATGGAGTAGTTAACGAAAATGGTAATAATTATTACTATCAAAATGGTCAAAGGCAAACTAATTACTTTTTAAACCAAAATAATAAAGTTTACTATTTCGATAATAGTGGGGTCATGTATCAGAACAAGTGGTATTACAATTGGGGACATTCGTATTACTTTAAATCTGATGGTACTCGTGCAACTAATGAAACATTGATAATCGATGGTACTAGCTATTATTTTGATAACGAAGGAATTGCTCATTCAAATAAGGCATCACAAGTTGTTTCAATTGCTAAACAACCTGTGATGCCTTATGTTTGGGGAGCTATCGGGCCCAATTCATTTGATTGTTCAGGACTAGTTCAATATGTATATCGACAAGTGGGCATAAGTTTGTCACGAACAACCTATCAACAAGAGTATCAGGGTAAAGCGGTTAGTCTAAATTCATTACAGCCAGGTGACCTTCTTTTCTGGGGAAATTACGGGAATGCCTATCATGTTGCAATTTACATTGGCGATGGCAACTTTATCCAGGCACCTACGAAAGGACAAAATGTAAAGATAACTAATATTAAATATTATCATCCAACTTTTGCAAGAAGAATTTTATAA
- the tnpA gene encoding IS200/IS605 family transposase, with amino-acid sequence MANKLNSLAHTKWLCKYHIVFIPKYRRKAIFNQYRRDLRDYIRLLCKYKGVEIIEGHMMPDHVHLLVSIPPKLSVSQFMGYLKGKSALMMFDRHANLKYKYGNRHFWAEGYYVSTVGLNESTIKKYIRDQEKHDIAMDKLTSVEYSDPFKGK; translated from the coding sequence ATGGCTAATAAATTAAATAGCTTAGCCCATACGAAGTGGTTATGTAAGTATCACATCGTATTCATACCAAAGTATAGACGTAAAGCGATCTTCAATCAATACCGAAGAGACCTGAGAGATTATATTCGTTTGTTGTGCAAATATAAGGGAGTAGAAATAATTGAAGGTCATATGATGCCAGATCATGTGCACTTGTTAGTAAGTATTCCGCCGAAACTAAGTGTCTCGCAGTTTATGGGATACTTAAAAGGGAAAAGTGCATTAATGATGTTTGATCGACATGCAAACTTAAAATACAAATATGGGAACCGACATTTTTGGGCTGAAGGCTACTATGTGAGTACAGTTGGATTAAATGAATCCACGATAAAGAAGTATATCCGAGATCAAGAGAAACATGATATAGCAATGGATAAGCTAACAAGTGTGGAATATTCGGACCCTTTTAAGGGTAAGTGA
- a CDS encoding KxYKxGKxW signal peptide domain-containing protein, producing MSSKKHFKLYKSGKQWCITAIAYFCGNARISVC from the coding sequence ATGTCTTCAAAAAAACACTTCAAGTTGTATAAAAGTGGTAAGCAATGGTGTATTACAGCTATTGCTTACTTTTGTGGCAACGCTAGGATTAGCGTCTGTTAA